From Enterococcus wangshanyuanii, the proteins below share one genomic window:
- a CDS encoding rhodanese-like domain-containing protein: MYKSMMIDEFEQLQKRNQLEIIDVREVDEYQSSHINEAKNMPLSTLQETAETLDKAQEYYIICHSGGRSQMASEYFASLGYNVTNVMGGMSAWRGDVTRGM; the protein is encoded by the coding sequence ATGTATAAGTCAATGATGATCGATGAGTTTGAACAATTACAGAAAAGAAATCAATTAGAAATTATTGATGTGCGAGAAGTGGACGAATATCAGTCTAGTCATATCAATGAAGCAAAAAACATGCCTTTGAGCACCCTGCAGGAGACCGCTGAGACGTTGGACAAAGCGCAAGAATATTATATTATTTGCCATTCTGGCGGACGCTCTCAAATGGCTAGTGAATATTTTGCTTCATTAGGGTATAATGTAACGAATGTGATGGGCGGAATGTCCGCTTGGAGAGGAGACGTTACTCGTGGGATGTGA
- a CDS encoding FAD-dependent oxidoreductase codes for MRVVIIGGVAGGMSAATRLRRLSEDIEIIVLEKGPYVSFANCGLPYYVSGEITERSELILQTPEQLKKRFNIKVYTETEAVEIDRQNKTVQTNSKGKEETISYDQLILSPGAQPIVPEIEGLSQATNLHTLRNVPDVDKIVETVKREQPKQVVVIGAGFIGLEMAESLKHLEMDVTLVEAAPQILPPLDEEMAAFVEKELIQNGITVYKGAAASAFKDSGKIIELSTGETITSDFTILSIGVKPSSELAQAAGLETGLRDGILVDEAYRTSDPAIYAVGDAIVVKQQITGEAALISLASPANRQGRQVADVIMGVERKNQGSIGTAIVRVFNLAAASTGLSERQLRNDKIDYKVVHTTSKSHAGYFPGSQSIVMKLLFHPVSGKIFGAQAVGADGVDKRIDIIATAIKAGMTVIDLPELEFTYAPPFGSAKDPVNMIGYAAANILEGFSENIQYYELKAAIENGALLLDVRNPNELTNNGALPQAKNIPLDELRAHLDELPKNQEIIVSCQSGQRSYLAERILKNNGFTVKNLDGAFQLYSMIYPQEVIK; via the coding sequence ATGCGAGTAGTAATTATTGGTGGAGTAGCTGGCGGAATGTCTGCTGCGACTAGATTAAGAAGATTATCAGAAGATATCGAAATTATCGTCTTGGAAAAAGGGCCGTATGTTTCTTTTGCTAATTGCGGACTGCCTTATTATGTATCTGGAGAAATCACTGAGCGTTCAGAACTGATTTTACAAACTCCTGAGCAGCTGAAAAAGAGATTCAATATCAAGGTGTACACTGAAACAGAAGCAGTTGAAATCGACCGTCAAAATAAAACAGTTCAAACAAATTCTAAAGGAAAAGAAGAAACGATCAGTTATGACCAATTGATTTTATCCCCTGGAGCTCAACCGATAGTTCCTGAAATCGAAGGCTTGTCCCAAGCGACCAATCTACACACCTTGAGAAATGTCCCGGATGTCGACAAAATCGTCGAAACGGTGAAACGTGAACAGCCAAAGCAAGTGGTTGTCATTGGAGCTGGATTTATCGGTTTGGAGATGGCTGAAAGTCTAAAACATTTAGAAATGGACGTCACATTAGTAGAAGCAGCTCCACAAATTTTACCACCATTAGATGAAGAAATGGCCGCATTTGTTGAAAAAGAACTGATACAAAATGGGATCACTGTTTATAAAGGGGCTGCTGCATCGGCGTTCAAGGATTCTGGGAAAATAATTGAGCTAAGCACAGGAGAAACGATCACCAGTGACTTTACCATTCTGTCTATAGGAGTCAAACCTTCTAGTGAATTGGCGCAAGCTGCTGGTTTAGAGACAGGGTTACGTGACGGAATTCTTGTTGATGAAGCTTATCGTACAAGCGATCCTGCTATTTATGCTGTGGGTGATGCAATCGTTGTGAAACAGCAAATTACAGGCGAAGCTGCCTTGATTTCACTCGCTTCGCCAGCCAATCGTCAAGGAAGACAAGTAGCAGATGTGATTATGGGCGTTGAGCGGAAAAATCAAGGCAGTATTGGTACAGCAATTGTTCGTGTCTTTAACTTGGCAGCTGCAAGCACTGGTTTGAGTGAACGTCAATTACGTAATGATAAAATAGACTATAAAGTCGTTCATACTACATCAAAAAGCCATGCAGGCTATTTTCCGGGGAGCCAATCCATCGTAATGAAATTATTGTTCCATCCTGTTTCTGGGAAAATTTTTGGCGCTCAGGCCGTTGGAGCAGATGGTGTAGATAAACGAATCGACATTATTGCAACGGCGATCAAAGCTGGGATGACTGTGATCGATTTACCTGAATTAGAGTTTACTTACGCGCCACCATTTGGGTCAGCAAAAGATCCAGTCAATATGATCGGTTATGCTGCAGCAAACATTCTAGAAGGGTTTTCAGAAAATATTCAATATTATGAACTAAAAGCAGCGATCGAAAACGGCGCGTTGTTGCTTGATGTGAGAAATCCAAATGAGCTAACCAATAATGGAGCGCTACCACAAGCTAAAAATATTCCATTGGATGAACTGAGAGCGCATTTAGATGAATTACCTAAGAATCAAGAAATCATTGTGAGCTGTCAAAGTGGACAAAGAAGCTACTTAGCAGAACGAATCTTGAAAAATAATGGCTTTACCGTAAAAAATTTAGATGGTGCATTTCAGCTTTATAGCATGATTTACCCCCAGGAGGTTATTAAATAA
- a CDS encoding WxL domain-containing protein, whose protein sequence is MKARSLCATTLAAILGVTLLGSATPAFAAPTELNSTGTVKVEEGTAGGGDQGTVDPENPNEVLPDPDPESPGENTNSDKGPLVVEKTTDLDFGTIKTSADAVTSFAKPMSFEAGAKTRGAYVQWADVRSGGTYGYTVTAQLSSQFKDTTGTNVLTGSTIDFSNGLVSAQGSNTNTVPSNAQTAFQLTEAADDAKTIVTASKDLKEGKGRYIMEFGQSKDSTVGTPDTDTSSVKLTVPAATASNMAATDYTATVTWKIVAAQ, encoded by the coding sequence ATGAAAGCAAGAAGTCTTTGTGCAACAACATTAGCAGCAATTTTAGGAGTAACTTTATTAGGAAGTGCTACACCTGCATTTGCAGCTCCAACAGAATTAAATTCAACTGGTACAGTCAAAGTTGAAGAAGGAACAGCCGGTGGTGGAGATCAAGGAACAGTCGATCCAGAAAACCCTAACGAAGTATTACCAGATCCTGATCCAGAATCACCTGGAGAAAATACAAACTCTGATAAAGGGCCTTTAGTTGTTGAAAAAACAACTGATCTAGATTTTGGTACGATCAAAACTTCTGCAGATGCAGTTACAAGTTTTGCTAAACCAATGAGCTTTGAAGCAGGAGCAAAAACTCGTGGCGCATATGTTCAATGGGCAGATGTTCGTTCAGGCGGTACGTATGGATACACTGTGACAGCACAATTATCAAGTCAATTCAAAGATACTACAGGAACAAATGTATTGACAGGTTCAACAATTGATTTTAGTAATGGACTTGTTTCTGCACAAGGAAGCAATACAAATACAGTGCCATCAAATGCACAAACAGCATTCCAATTAACAGAAGCAGCAGATGATGCTAAAACGATCGTAACTGCCAGCAAAGATTTAAAAGAAGGTAAAGGTCGTTATATCATGGAATTTGGTCAAAGTAAAGATTCTACAGTAGGGACTCCAGATACGGATACGAGCTCTGTTAAATTAACTGTACCGGCAGCAACGGCTTCAAATATGGCAGCAACTGATTATACAGCAACAGTAACATGGAAAATCGTTGCAGCACAATAA
- a CDS encoding pectate lyase-like adhesive domain-containing protein has protein sequence MKRKKRLYLFLSFITIVGIYFYHSTPLLKAEESTSQSTVESTPPLSTTESSKADVTKNESSTLGETNKNVKTIQPQMTNLETFELSENGTGIVAKNIAKTMTDIQSYNGDTEAIKQMILRDTEAKAYGVSGGSIVEVTDKIQLSDLKGLDTVATNDLQEFHLTLTVPSSESGTGSDLTSEVIVYVGNVAKVSTWDQLDAALMSNTVTIVDVQNSMTNTVTNRTDRTVSDNRPNYVLLGNGYSLDFIGYSYRWGTNTSIVHKAVVDNVDMYGGHYYGPVTMWDRNAYGSSITYRNVNYTGSQVTASFQALLRFEGKNVIKSKATSYTSYDGATRNMANTNQSGLESHTLLFASNTDTTIEVENGDGVILGSWYSNYDTVATIQPSLTLEENATATIRTLGNAGETNSWQTDGGNIPSVISVQRNGKINVGKNATLNVETADGTTRVPVRLGYQSATSQWTTSIDLEESSHFNVNINGPIATTSSRAGFMLQQNSAINVGDNAEMTINANQMTAGAPVISMGQNAKFDVAEKGQLTLNKNGGVGRLLDLSNGSKFKVSDQGATKFISTNEGTSTSSMIYGGSGSSFIIGDKGTFESVIKDGTGVRNMLDFGSNTTFQFSNAQKIDLDSRGNTNANLINMTNPGTFTADIQEVSSWSKQDAAQVTPTFHWTPMYGMTIKYNGITTTSVSGNSITNAIQTNFINNYRTENFSRIVYDYIPDVIVGVDEISDNKALESGQKISGTVNNDAAMLFYLVTDENDPSKDVLLTTPDVASPVEGDARKFHTIADDKGKFTFELPENVTLKAGQKIKAYGWLNGKDSYTNQTVLDKTPPKGESVNYHVALNEAAPTADKFVSNPTDSNPTPQNFTYAFNAETPQSLVDSFMGQLGEHTVKVDLSDEAGNMTTVVSTLTVNKATQEIYGSDIEAPYVDIRNLSEEQLKNYILTHSQPTAYKLMDGEKTDLSSFIKVTDFGGLNDIATIQPKAYPVTLTVKASDSGLPTDISTTINVTVVDVDAVLNVEFVNEVEQVLSGYTVTLDTQVGDTIDLTKNTEVQGQLENVLSAGYDIAQRPENETAVKIDNTTVTVRYKLQGVLSLTSVPHALDFGTLSYDATTKRVEEPVFDEQLVVTDTRAEAANGWRMTASLSSPMQNAKGQELTNALRYVNQGKETILNQDAQVIYTNTQGTMGSYTVSNGWGTAPNTDGIKLQINSSDTVYTGDYVGVITWKVMAGQP, from the coding sequence ATGAAAAGGAAAAAAAGACTCTATTTATTTCTAAGTTTCATTACGATCGTAGGCATCTATTTTTACCATAGTACACCATTGCTTAAAGCAGAAGAATCTACCAGTCAAAGTACTGTAGAGTCGACACCGCCCCTTTCAACAACCGAGTCATCTAAAGCTGATGTTACTAAAAATGAATCTTCAACGCTAGGTGAGACTAATAAGAATGTAAAGACTATACAGCCCCAAATGACAAATCTTGAAACGTTTGAATTATCAGAAAATGGGACGGGGATCGTAGCTAAGAATATAGCAAAAACAATGACGGATATTCAAAGCTATAACGGTGATACTGAAGCAATCAAACAGATGATTCTCAGAGATACTGAGGCAAAAGCATATGGAGTGTCTGGCGGATCTATCGTTGAAGTAACCGATAAGATCCAACTATCTGATCTAAAAGGACTTGATACAGTTGCAACGAATGATCTACAAGAGTTTCATTTGACGTTGACCGTTCCTTCAAGTGAGTCAGGAACAGGCAGCGATTTGACAAGTGAAGTCATCGTTTATGTCGGAAATGTAGCAAAAGTAAGTACATGGGATCAACTGGATGCTGCATTGATGAGTAACACGGTAACGATTGTCGATGTGCAAAATTCTATGACCAATACTGTAACGAACAGGACGGATCGAACTGTCTCGGATAACCGACCAAATTATGTGTTATTAGGAAATGGTTACTCTCTTGATTTTATTGGCTATTCTTATAGATGGGGAACGAATACATCGATCGTACACAAAGCAGTTGTCGATAATGTAGATATGTATGGAGGGCACTATTATGGACCTGTGACGATGTGGGATAGAAATGCCTATGGCTCAAGTATCACGTATCGAAATGTAAATTATACAGGTTCACAAGTGACGGCCTCTTTCCAAGCGCTTTTACGCTTTGAAGGGAAAAACGTCATTAAGTCTAAAGCAACAAGTTACACCTCTTATGATGGAGCTACTCGCAATATGGCCAATACCAATCAATCTGGTTTAGAGTCACATACACTTTTATTTGCATCTAATACGGACACAACGATCGAAGTAGAAAATGGTGATGGTGTGATTTTAGGTAGCTGGTACTCTAACTATGATACGGTCGCAACGATTCAACCTTCTTTGACTTTAGAAGAAAATGCTACTGCAACGATTCGTACGTTAGGGAACGCGGGAGAAACAAATTCTTGGCAAACTGATGGCGGCAATATTCCTTCTGTGATCAGCGTTCAAAGAAATGGAAAAATAAATGTCGGTAAAAACGCCACATTAAATGTTGAGACCGCAGATGGAACAACACGTGTACCCGTACGTTTAGGTTACCAATCAGCAACCTCTCAATGGACGACGAGTATCGATCTGGAGGAAAGCAGTCATTTCAATGTGAACATCAACGGTCCGATTGCGACGACTAGTTCACGTGCAGGATTTATGCTTCAACAAAATTCCGCTATCAATGTCGGTGACAATGCAGAGATGACTATCAATGCAAATCAGATGACAGCTGGTGCTCCGGTCATTTCTATGGGACAAAACGCCAAATTTGATGTCGCAGAAAAAGGGCAGCTGACGTTGAATAAAAACGGGGGAGTTGGACGTCTTCTTGATCTTTCTAATGGCTCTAAATTTAAAGTAAGTGATCAAGGTGCAACAAAGTTTATTTCCACAAATGAAGGAACATCGACAAGCTCAATGATCTATGGAGGTAGTGGTTCTTCTTTTATTATTGGTGATAAAGGAACCTTTGAGTCTGTTATTAAAGATGGGACTGGCGTTCGGAATATGCTGGATTTTGGTAGCAATACTACCTTCCAATTCTCGAATGCTCAAAAAATAGACTTGGATTCACGGGGGAATACAAATGCAAATTTGATCAATATGACGAATCCAGGGACGTTTACAGCTGATATTCAGGAAGTTTCTTCTTGGAGTAAGCAGGATGCAGCACAAGTAACACCAACATTCCACTGGACACCGATGTATGGAATGACGATCAAGTATAACGGTATTACTACAACAAGTGTTTCAGGAAATAGTATTACAAATGCGATCCAAACAAATTTCATAAATAACTATCGAACAGAAAACTTTTCAAGAATTGTTTATGATTATATTCCAGATGTGATCGTTGGAGTAGATGAAATCAGTGATAATAAAGCACTAGAAAGCGGTCAAAAAATTTCTGGGACAGTCAATAATGATGCAGCAATGCTGTTTTATCTAGTAACAGATGAAAACGATCCAAGTAAAGATGTATTGTTAACAACTCCGGATGTAGCTTCTCCAGTTGAAGGCGATGCACGAAAATTTCATACGATCGCGGATGATAAAGGAAAGTTTACTTTTGAGTTACCTGAGAATGTTACGTTGAAAGCAGGACAAAAGATAAAAGCTTATGGATGGTTAAATGGGAAGGACAGCTACACGAATCAAACAGTTTTAGATAAAACGCCTCCAAAAGGAGAGTCCGTAAATTATCATGTTGCTTTAAACGAAGCTGCACCGACTGCAGATAAATTTGTAAGTAATCCAACCGATTCTAATCCAACACCACAAAATTTCACGTATGCTTTTAATGCAGAAACACCGCAGTCGTTGGTTGACAGCTTTATGGGTCAACTTGGTGAACATACTGTAAAAGTCGACTTATCGGATGAAGCAGGTAATATGACGACTGTTGTATCTACTCTTACTGTGAACAAGGCAACACAAGAAATTTATGGCTCTGATATAGAAGCACCTTATGTCGATATTCGTAATTTATCCGAAGAACAACTGAAAAATTACATTCTTACGCATAGCCAACCAACCGCGTACAAATTAATGGATGGTGAAAAAACAGATCTTAGTTCATTTATAAAAGTGACGGATTTTGGTGGATTGAATGATATCGCAACCATTCAACCTAAAGCATATCCCGTGACGCTAACAGTCAAAGCTAGCGATTCAGGATTGCCAACAGATATCTCTACGACGATCAATGTCACAGTTGTTGACGTAGACGCAGTGTTGAATGTCGAGTTTGTGAATGAAGTAGAGCAAGTACTTTCAGGTTATACAGTGACACTTGATACACAGGTAGGAGATACGATCGATCTGACTAAAAATACTGAAGTTCAAGGTCAATTAGAGAACGTATTATCAGCAGGGTATGATATCGCTCAACGTCCAGAAAATGAGACTGCAGTAAAAATTGATAATACAACGGTGACTGTAAGATACAAACTGCAGGGGGTATTGAGTTTAACTTCAGTACCGCATGCGTTGGATTTTGGAACATTGTCGTATGATGCAACAACCAAACGAGTAGAAGAGCCAGTTTTTGATGAGCAACTTGTTGTGACTGACACGCGTGCAGAAGCAGCGAATGGTTGGCGTATGACCGCTTCCTTGTCTTCTCCAATGCAAAATGCCAAAGGGCAAGAATTGACGAATGCTTTACGCTATGTGAATCAAGGAAAAGAAACGATTTTAAACCAAGATGCACAAGTTATTTATACCAATACGCAAGGGACTATGGGGAGCTATACTGTCAGCAACGGCTGGGGAACTGCCCCTAATACGGATGGAATCAAGCTTCAAATCAATTCCTCAGATACGGTATATACAGGAGATTATGTTGGCGTCATTACATGGAAAGTGATGGCAGGACAACCATAA
- a CDS encoding metal-sensitive transcriptional regulator, which yields MGCDPKLANRLKRSEGQIRGVLKMMEEGKDCREVVTQLMAVRSSIDKVIGLVVTENLKQCMEDEQIDLSNEDLAKALEMIVKTR from the coding sequence GTGGGATGTGATCCTAAATTAGCCAATCGTTTAAAACGTTCTGAAGGACAAATTCGCGGCGTTTTAAAAATGATGGAAGAAGGTAAGGATTGTCGAGAAGTTGTGACTCAGCTGATGGCTGTCCGTTCCAGTATCGATAAAGTAATCGGACTTGTTGTGACAGAGAATTTGAAACAATGTATGGAAGATGAGCAGATCGATCTTTCCAATGAAGATCTAGCAAAAGCTTTAGAGATGATCGTGAAAACTAGATAA
- the lepB gene encoding signal peptidase I translates to MKRKSLPNPSTVKKISGNPAKEKGQRRIHSSKKHRNKRQIQKKRVLTTSSKKKQARHKRKRIVKELFLAFFSGSILILLVSFYFVRIITVSGFGMVPTLREGDKVVTRKTSDLKRFDLAVFTLGKEKKQVRRIIGLPGETVYYQSDILYVNEHPIDEKFLIEEINENQKNGRNYTEDFTRKTVVVPDQYYFVLGDNRPYATDSRHYGFVAKKNIIGKVTAQFFPINEFKVF, encoded by the coding sequence ATGAAGAGAAAATCATTGCCTAATCCCTCAACTGTCAAGAAAATAAGCGGAAACCCTGCTAAAGAAAAGGGACAGCGCCGTATTCATTCGTCTAAAAAGCATAGAAATAAACGTCAGATACAGAAGAAACGCGTACTAACTACATCAAGCAAAAAGAAACAAGCTCGTCATAAGCGTAAAAGAATCGTTAAAGAGTTATTTTTAGCTTTTTTTAGTGGAAGTATTCTTATACTGTTAGTTAGCTTTTATTTTGTTAGGATCATTACCGTGAGTGGGTTTGGGATGGTTCCGACTCTACGTGAAGGAGATAAGGTAGTAACGAGAAAAACGAGTGATCTAAAAAGATTTGATTTAGCTGTCTTTACTTTAGGCAAAGAAAAAAAACAAGTTCGACGTATAATCGGTTTGCCGGGAGAGACAGTTTATTATCAGTCAGATATTTTATACGTTAATGAGCATCCGATCGATGAAAAATTTTTGATCGAAGAGATCAATGAAAACCAAAAAAATGGCCGCAATTATACGGAAGACTTCACACGAAAAACAGTCGTGGTCCCTGACCAATATTATTTTGTATTAGGAGATAATCGACCATATGCGACAGATAGTCGGCATTATGGATTCGTAGCTAAGAAGAATATCATCGGAAAAGTAACGGCTCAGTTTTTTCCGATCAATGAATTCAAAGTCTTTTGA
- a CDS encoding rhodanese-like domain-containing protein — protein MFSFFNKTSIDLSELQQKLDMKSEIIDVREKSKFQAGHIPGAKNIPLSKIGSYSLKSEQPIYVICQSGLRSRQATKILRKKGIQAFNVKGGMSRWSGAVRGGKL, from the coding sequence ATGTTTTCATTTTTTAACAAAACATCGATCGATTTATCGGAACTTCAGCAAAAGCTAGACATGAAATCTGAAATCATTGATGTACGTGAGAAGTCAAAATTTCAAGCAGGGCATATACCTGGAGCTAAAAATATTCCACTGAGTAAAATCGGCTCATATAGCTTAAAAAGCGAACAGCCGATCTATGTCATCTGCCAATCAGGTTTAAGAAGCAGACAAGCGACGAAAATATTACGAAAAAAAGGCATACAAGCATTTAATGTCAAAGGTGGAATGAGCCGCTGGTCAGGTGCAGTTAGAGGAGGAAAATTATAA
- a CDS encoding tyrosine-type recombinase/integrase: MSKKGENIYKRKDGRWEGRYIKQRTPTKKIIYGYVYGKKYSEVKEKLIFLKAKQLVTQETVISSHKTYQDWIIYWLNNTVRRTVKATTYSNYFRLLSKHILPTLGEYHLAKITSALLQEFVDGLLAKNLANSTIRLIFTIVNKSLKEAVKNEYLDKNPCNSVHLPKHTVPIIHSLSSKEQRKLEELAFRETECSPIILALYSGMRIGEISGLKWEDIDFDKGLIRVHRTISRIIDEHSTINKTELISGSPKTAYSSRVIPLATNLKDYLLEKKETSPSEYVIHCRGKLAEPRVINYRFKRMIRETEFASIHFHVLRHTFATRCLEQGVDIVSLSRILGHRSTKLTLDTYADSLLEHRQEVMKAVDALLKKPPLFK, from the coding sequence ATGTCTAAAAAAGGAGAAAATATTTATAAACGAAAAGACGGTCGCTGGGAAGGTCGTTACATTAAACAACGAACACCAACGAAAAAAATTATTTATGGATACGTCTATGGGAAAAAGTATAGTGAGGTGAAAGAAAAGCTGATTTTTCTAAAAGCAAAACAGTTAGTCACTCAAGAGACTGTGATTTCTTCCCATAAAACGTATCAAGATTGGATTATTTACTGGCTTAATAATACTGTAAGACGAACAGTGAAAGCCACAACTTATTCAAATTATTTTCGATTGCTAAGTAAGCACATTTTGCCTACTCTGGGAGAATATCATTTGGCAAAGATAACTTCTGCACTGTTACAAGAATTTGTTGATGGATTACTTGCTAAAAATCTAGCAAACAGCACGATTCGTTTGATTTTTACTATCGTAAATAAATCCTTAAAAGAAGCAGTAAAAAATGAGTATTTAGATAAAAATCCATGTAATTCAGTACATTTACCTAAGCACACGGTGCCGATTATTCACTCATTAAGTAGTAAGGAGCAGAGAAAATTAGAAGAACTGGCCTTCCGTGAAACGGAGTGCTCCCCAATTATTTTAGCTCTCTATTCGGGGATGAGAATAGGAGAAATCAGTGGACTCAAATGGGAAGATATTGATTTTGATAAAGGATTGATTCGAGTCCATCGAACGATTTCAAGAATTATCGATGAACATAGCACGATCAATAAAACAGAACTAATCTCTGGAAGCCCAAAAACAGCATATTCTAGCAGAGTGATTCCTTTAGCAACTAATTTAAAAGACTATTTACTTGAAAAAAAAGAAACCTCTCCTTCTGAATACGTGATTCATTGTCGAGGAAAACTGGCGGAGCCAAGAGTCATTAATTATCGTTTTAAACGAATGATTCGTGAAACAGAGTTCGCATCGATTCATTTCCATGTGTTGAGACACACATTTGCAACTAGGTGTTTGGAACAAGGAGTTGATATTGTTAGCTTGAGTCGAATTTTGGGGCATCGATCGACAAAGCTCACACTCGACACCTATGCCGATTCATTGTTGGAGCATCGACAAGAAGTCATGAAAGCCGTTGATGCATTGTTGAAAAAACCCCCTTTATTCAAATGA
- a CDS encoding winged helix-turn-helix domain-containing protein, with the protein MYKLGIISKKNYSEKIISEFEKNGFMLTCLTKEQICSDGLDGIFIEETEEHSISLICELVLSIRKESDVFIWVLSKKSTTVDRQVYLQLGVDNVFNSNYFPEEPLLVIRNTFTRKMKQIPAEQKTEMNDSEINSMKLDPRNLSLSVVTGENQVKEIALTKLEYRIMELLYSNPGKAFSYKEIHEALWKIPYSDRPYRVANLVFHIRDKLENTSIYIKTVRSKGYRLIL; encoded by the coding sequence ATGTATAAATTAGGAATTATATCAAAAAAAAATTATTCCGAAAAAATAATATCCGAGTTTGAAAAAAATGGTTTCATGCTGACATGTTTAACCAAAGAACAAATCTGTAGTGACGGATTGGATGGCATTTTTATTGAAGAAACAGAAGAACATTCAATCAGTCTCATTTGCGAATTGGTGTTGTCGATTCGCAAAGAAAGTGATGTGTTTATTTGGGTTCTCTCTAAAAAGTCAACGACTGTCGATCGGCAAGTTTATTTACAACTAGGGGTCGATAATGTATTTAATAGTAACTACTTTCCTGAAGAACCCTTATTAGTTATACGGAACACGTTTACTAGAAAAATGAAACAAATTCCAGCAGAACAAAAAACAGAAATGAATGATTCCGAAATAAATTCGATGAAATTGGACCCAAGAAATTTAAGTCTCTCTGTCGTTACAGGTGAAAACCAGGTGAAAGAAATTGCTTTGACAAAATTAGAGTATCGGATTATGGAACTATTATACAGCAATCCTGGAAAAGCCTTCTCATATAAAGAAATCCATGAAGCTCTTTGGAAAATTCCATACAGCGATCGGCCGTATCGGGTAGCTAATCTGGTTTTTCACATCAGAGATAAATTGGAAAATACATCTATTTATATCAAGACTGTACGATCTAAAGGGTATCGATTGATTTTATAA
- a CDS encoding WxL domain-containing protein, protein MRFTHTSFIASMTGLVLLFSINSLSVQAAPDTMEQSGSVSVKGSSTTNPVDPENPGTIVDPGKSPSTTGPLRIDYVSALDFGESKITKGARRYNARAQQFFGDTGPRGSYIQITDQQADSSGWTLQVKQEKQFTNPIIQNVEEQELKGAVLSLDKGWANSSSISEAPTVTRETIALNSIGSAYEVATARKNSGKGIWTITFGASESNTNNQPHTLTPVVDASHKPIIDQTYNKPVYSNSAITLTVPETTVIHPVEYQTEITWILAKLP, encoded by the coding sequence ATGAGATTCACACACACTTCTTTTATAGCTAGTATGACGGGTCTTGTCCTTTTGTTTAGTATCAATAGTTTATCTGTGCAGGCAGCTCCCGATACTATGGAGCAATCTGGATCAGTCTCAGTAAAAGGAAGTTCAACGACAAACCCTGTTGATCCTGAAAATCCAGGTACAATAGTTGATCCTGGGAAAAGCCCATCTACAACAGGTCCACTTCGGATCGATTATGTATCAGCACTTGATTTTGGTGAAAGTAAAATCACGAAAGGTGCTCGTCGATACAATGCACGAGCGCAACAATTTTTTGGTGATACAGGACCAAGAGGAAGTTATATCCAGATCACAGATCAGCAGGCGGATTCCTCAGGCTGGACATTACAGGTCAAACAAGAGAAGCAATTTACGAATCCGATCATTCAAAACGTTGAGGAACAAGAGTTGAAAGGGGCAGTCTTGTCTTTGGATAAAGGCTGGGCAAATTCTAGTAGTATTAGTGAAGCCCCAACAGTAACACGCGAAACGATTGCTTTGAATTCGATTGGTTCGGCATATGAAGTAGCGACTGCACGAAAAAATAGTGGTAAAGGAATTTGGACGATCACATTCGGTGCTTCAGAGAGCAATACGAATAATCAACCTCATACACTAACACCAGTCGTTGATGCTTCACATAAGCCAATTATAGATCAAACCTATAACAAGCCAGTGTATAGCAATTCAGCAATTACTCTGACCGTACCAGAAACAACGGTGATACATCCGGTCGAATATCAAACGGAGATAACTTGGATATTAGCCAAGTTGCCTTAA
- a CDS encoding LPXTG cell wall anchor domain-containing protein — MKQMRVILFCCSLILWIGVFSTETVVQANEGNGGQVITDGKISFYEGTTETSSSTSTEPSSATPSKSIGKPLPNTGEQIKHYSLIGGGLLLLVLIFLFFTNRRKGEQK, encoded by the coding sequence ATGAAACAAATGCGAGTTATCTTGTTCTGTTGCTCTCTGATTCTATGGATAGGGGTCTTTTCTACAGAAACCGTTGTTCAGGCAAATGAAGGAAATGGTGGTCAAGTCATTACAGATGGAAAAATTTCATTTTATGAAGGAACGACTGAGACCAGCAGTTCTACCAGCACAGAACCCAGTTCAGCGACGCCAAGCAAATCGATTGGAAAACCGCTTCCTAATACGGGAGAACAGATCAAACACTATAGTCTAATTGGAGGCGGCTTGCTTCTTTTAGTCCTAATCTTTCTCTTTTTTACTAACAGGAGAAAGGGGGAGCAGAAATGA